From Sparus aurata chromosome 9, fSpaAur1.1, whole genome shotgun sequence, a single genomic window includes:
- the agps gene encoding alkyldihydroxyacetonephosphate synthase, peroxisomal isoform X1: MASNSSGGGSSDRQRIAQQRLRIIAGHLQGPVDGDSAILAAECKAQGSKTDVCREGKTVPRRRQEIMKWNGWGYSDSKFLFNKKGQAEFTGKRYRLSGMIIPGLKDWMEGTFGANLQHKTPATPLLTSSAVQPATLNKAFLEELKSTGIPFSHDAEDRVFRAHGHCLHEIFALREGKFGRVPDMVVWPNCHNDVVKIVELACKHNVCVIPYGGGTSVSSALECPPEETRSIVSLDTSQMNRILWIDEKNLTAHVEAGIVGQDLERLLNESGYCTGHEPDSMEFSSLGGWVATRASGMKKNIYGNIEDLVIHIRMVTPRGVIEKSCQGPRMSTGPDIHHFIMGSEGTLGVVTEVTMKIRPMPEYQKYGSVVFPNFEQGVACLREVAKQRCAPASIRLMDNEQFKFGHALKPQVSSIFTSFLDGLKTFYITKFKGFDPNRLCVATLLFEGDREKVLQHEKQVYDIAAKFGGLAAGEDNGQRGYMLTFVIAYLRDLGMDYYVIGESFETSVPWDRVLDICRNVKARIIQECKDKGVQFPPLSTCRVTQTYDTGACVYFYFAFNYRGLSDPVHVYEQVEHAAREEILANGGSLSHHHGVGKLRKEWMRDTVSNVGVGMLKSVKDYVDPDNIFGNRNLL, translated from the exons gCAGGAGATTATGAAATGGAACGGCTGGGGATACAGTGACTCGAAATTCCTCTTTAATAAGAAGGGCCAAGCAGAATTTACCGGCAAAAG GTATAGACTAAGTGGTATGATCATTCCCGGTTTGAAAGACTGGATGGAGGGCACATTTGGAGCCAATCTGCAGCATAAAACTCCTGCAACA ccCCTTTTGACCAGCAGCGCTGTACAGCCGGCCACACTGAACAAGGCCTTCTTGGAGGAACTGAAATCCACAGGTATTCCCTTCTCCCATGACGCAGAGGACCGGGTGTTTCGTGCCCACG GACATTGCTTACATGAGATCTTCGCTCTGCGGGAAGGCAAATTTGGTCGCGTTCCAGACATGGTGGTATGGCCAA ACTGCCACAATGATGTTGTGAAAATTGTGGAACTGGCGTGCAAACACAATGTTTGTGTGATACCATATGGAG GAGGGACTAGTGTCTCTAGTGCCCTAGAGTGCCCCCCAGAGGAAACTCGCTCCATTGTCTCTCTGGATACTTCACAGATG AACCGCATTCTGTGGATTGATGAGAAAAATTTAACTGCCCACGTTGAAGCTGGCATTGTCGGCCAGGATTTGGAGAGATTG CTTAATGAGAGCGGCTATTGTACAGGGCATGAGCCTGACTCCATGGAGTTCAGCTCCCTTGGGGGCTGGGTAGCAACCAGAGCATCAGGCATGAAGAAGAACATCTATGGCAACATTGAGGACCTT GTCATCCACATAAGGATGGTGACCCCACGAGGGGTAATTGAAAAGAGCTGTCAGGGCCCACGCATGTCCACGGGGCCAGACATTCACCACTTCATCATGGGCTCAGAAG GAACCCTGGGTGTGGTGACTGAGGTCACGATGAAGATTCGTCCCATGCCGGAGTATCAGAAATACGGCTCTGTCGTGTTCCCTAATTTTGAGCAGGGAGTTGCCTGTCTGCGAGAGGTTGCCAAACAG aggtGTGCCCCAGCATCTATACGTCTCATGGATAATGAACAGTTTAAATTTG GTCACGCCCTGAAGCCTCAAGTATCTTCGATTTTCACATCCTTTTTGGACGGGTTGAAGACATTTTACATCACCAAG TTCAAAGGGTTCGACCCCAACCGCCTGTGTGTGGCCACACTACTCTTTGAGGGAGACCGCGAGAAGGTCCTGCAGCACGAGAAGCAGGTTTATGACATCGCTGCTAAATTTGG GGGCCTGGCAGCTGGAGAGGACAATGGGCAGAGGGGCTACATGTTGACCTTTGTCATCGCTTACCTCAGG GACTTGGGGATGGACTACTACGTGATCGGGGAGTCCTTTGAAACCTCTGTGCCATGGGACAG GGTGTTGGACATTTGCCGGAATGTGAAGGCACGCATCATTCAAGAGTGTAAAGACAAAGGAGTTCAGTTTCCACCGCTGTCTACGTGCAG GGTGACGCAGACGTACGACACTGGTGCCTGTGTCTACTTTTACTTTGCCTTCAACTACAGGGGACTCAGTGATCCAGTACACGTGTATGAACAAGTGGAG catgcagctAGAGAAGAGATCCTTGCCAATGGAGGGAGCTTGTCACATCACCATGGAG TGGGGAAACTTCGGAAGGAGTGGATGAGAGACACCGTCTCCAATGTCGGTGTGGGGATGCTCAAGTCTGTCAAGGACTACGTTGACCCCGATAACATCTTCGGCAACAGGAACCTCCTCTAA
- the agps gene encoding alkyldihydroxyacetonephosphate synthase, peroxisomal isoform X2: MKWNGWGYSDSKFLFNKKGQAEFTGKRYRLSGMIIPGLKDWMEGTFGANLQHKTPATPLLTSSAVQPATLNKAFLEELKSTGIPFSHDAEDRVFRAHGHCLHEIFALREGKFGRVPDMVVWPNCHNDVVKIVELACKHNVCVIPYGGGTSVSSALECPPEETRSIVSLDTSQMNRILWIDEKNLTAHVEAGIVGQDLERLLNESGYCTGHEPDSMEFSSLGGWVATRASGMKKNIYGNIEDLVIHIRMVTPRGVIEKSCQGPRMSTGPDIHHFIMGSEGTLGVVTEVTMKIRPMPEYQKYGSVVFPNFEQGVACLREVAKQRCAPASIRLMDNEQFKFGHALKPQVSSIFTSFLDGLKTFYITKFKGFDPNRLCVATLLFEGDREKVLQHEKQVYDIAAKFGGLAAGEDNGQRGYMLTFVIAYLRDLGMDYYVIGESFETSVPWDRVLDICRNVKARIIQECKDKGVQFPPLSTCRVTQTYDTGACVYFYFAFNYRGLSDPVHVYEQVEHAAREEILANGGSLSHHHGVGKLRKEWMRDTVSNVGVGMLKSVKDYVDPDNIFGNRNLL; this comes from the exons ATGAAATGGAACGGCTGGGGATACAGTGACTCGAAATTCCTCTTTAATAAGAAGGGCCAAGCAGAATTTACCGGCAAAAG GTATAGACTAAGTGGTATGATCATTCCCGGTTTGAAAGACTGGATGGAGGGCACATTTGGAGCCAATCTGCAGCATAAAACTCCTGCAACA ccCCTTTTGACCAGCAGCGCTGTACAGCCGGCCACACTGAACAAGGCCTTCTTGGAGGAACTGAAATCCACAGGTATTCCCTTCTCCCATGACGCAGAGGACCGGGTGTTTCGTGCCCACG GACATTGCTTACATGAGATCTTCGCTCTGCGGGAAGGCAAATTTGGTCGCGTTCCAGACATGGTGGTATGGCCAA ACTGCCACAATGATGTTGTGAAAATTGTGGAACTGGCGTGCAAACACAATGTTTGTGTGATACCATATGGAG GAGGGACTAGTGTCTCTAGTGCCCTAGAGTGCCCCCCAGAGGAAACTCGCTCCATTGTCTCTCTGGATACTTCACAGATG AACCGCATTCTGTGGATTGATGAGAAAAATTTAACTGCCCACGTTGAAGCTGGCATTGTCGGCCAGGATTTGGAGAGATTG CTTAATGAGAGCGGCTATTGTACAGGGCATGAGCCTGACTCCATGGAGTTCAGCTCCCTTGGGGGCTGGGTAGCAACCAGAGCATCAGGCATGAAGAAGAACATCTATGGCAACATTGAGGACCTT GTCATCCACATAAGGATGGTGACCCCACGAGGGGTAATTGAAAAGAGCTGTCAGGGCCCACGCATGTCCACGGGGCCAGACATTCACCACTTCATCATGGGCTCAGAAG GAACCCTGGGTGTGGTGACTGAGGTCACGATGAAGATTCGTCCCATGCCGGAGTATCAGAAATACGGCTCTGTCGTGTTCCCTAATTTTGAGCAGGGAGTTGCCTGTCTGCGAGAGGTTGCCAAACAG aggtGTGCCCCAGCATCTATACGTCTCATGGATAATGAACAGTTTAAATTTG GTCACGCCCTGAAGCCTCAAGTATCTTCGATTTTCACATCCTTTTTGGACGGGTTGAAGACATTTTACATCACCAAG TTCAAAGGGTTCGACCCCAACCGCCTGTGTGTGGCCACACTACTCTTTGAGGGAGACCGCGAGAAGGTCCTGCAGCACGAGAAGCAGGTTTATGACATCGCTGCTAAATTTGG GGGCCTGGCAGCTGGAGAGGACAATGGGCAGAGGGGCTACATGTTGACCTTTGTCATCGCTTACCTCAGG GACTTGGGGATGGACTACTACGTGATCGGGGAGTCCTTTGAAACCTCTGTGCCATGGGACAG GGTGTTGGACATTTGCCGGAATGTGAAGGCACGCATCATTCAAGAGTGTAAAGACAAAGGAGTTCAGTTTCCACCGCTGTCTACGTGCAG GGTGACGCAGACGTACGACACTGGTGCCTGTGTCTACTTTTACTTTGCCTTCAACTACAGGGGACTCAGTGATCCAGTACACGTGTATGAACAAGTGGAG catgcagctAGAGAAGAGATCCTTGCCAATGGAGGGAGCTTGTCACATCACCATGGAG TGGGGAAACTTCGGAAGGAGTGGATGAGAGACACCGTCTCCAATGTCGGTGTGGGGATGCTCAAGTCTGTCAAGGACTACGTTGACCCCGATAACATCTTCGGCAACAGGAACCTCCTCTAA